ACTTAAAGTAAAAGTGATTTCTACCACACCTGACTGTGTGGCAGTCGTTTTGGTAAATTTCAGTGCATTTCCAGCTAAGTTTAAAAGAATTTGTCTTAGTCTGATGGGATCGCCAACTTGTTTGCTAGCAAGGTCTTTTGAAAAATAAAATGCTAACTTTAGGTGCTTGCTGCTTGCTTGATATGAAAGCAATTCAGCTAGCTCTTTTACGATCTCTAACCAATCAAAGGGGACTGTTTCTAGTTCCATTTTGCCAGATTCAATTTTAGAAAAGTCTAAAATGTCATTTATAATCCTTAATAAAATTTGCGCTGAGCTTTTGGCAACGTGAGTCAGATGTGTTTGTTCAGGATCTAGTTTAGACTGGAACAACATATCAAGCATGCCAATAACACCATTCATTGGTGTTCTAATTTCATGGCTCATGGTTGCCAAAAATCTAGATTTTGCTTCATTCGCTTGCTCTGCTTTTACCTTGGCTGCGTTAAGCTCATCAGAAAAATTCATATCACTTGTTATATTTGTCTGATAGATTAAGGTGTATTTTTCAGAGTCTGTTTTGATATTTTTAACAAGAATTTCAAACCATAATTCAGCATGTGGTGTTTCATAACGGCATTTAATATGTTCACAATAGAGTTCAATTTGGGTTGAAATATTGAGCATTTCAACGAGCTCTGATTTATGTGCAAGTGGAAGCATGCTAATCAAACTAAAAATACTTTCTCCAGTTTTAATCTCCACCCCCATAAAAGTGAAACAATCTTGCTCGTTTTGATTTAAAGGGTCTGGAAATAGATTCTTAATCGCAACTTTTTGATTATGATCGAGCAATATTATTGACGCTGGAAAGGAATTTATTGCTTCTTGCAAAAGTTTTTCTGTTGAACGTTTTATGGCAAGTAATTTTTGCGCGGCTTTACGCTCCTCTTCTGCCTCACTCATTTTAATCACAGCTTCTTTGCGTGCCGCATCTAACTCATTTTGAATGCGTTTTTGTTTTTGCTCTTCGTTAACTTGGTTCGTGATCTCCTTAACAACACCAATAATTGAATTTGTAGCTGTGCTATGATTGTATTTAATATTGAGCACTAAACTAAAGTGTCTTAAATTCGTGCTGTTCAAAGTAATATCCAATTGACTTGTATCAATGACAGCAAGTTTTCTAATAGCTTGGTAGATTTTCTTTCTTTCGTTCTTTTCAAGTAACCTAAGTAGTATTTTGGCTTTGAAAAACTCCTTCTTTATGGGAAGTTGAAAAAGCTTCCTAAATCCTTCTGAAGTATTTAACACTTTTTTTTCAATATTTAATTCAAAACTACCTATGGAAGCTAATTGCTCTGAGGAATTCATAAATAACTGACGCGTATCAATGTTGTCACTCGCAAGTAGCTCTTGTTTTCTATGCTTCTCTTTCGACTTATAACTAACGAAAAGTCCGATTAAGAATAAACAAAGCAGGGTAAGAATTTGCCAAACAAATTTATTTTCAATTGTACTTAGCAACTCTGTTTTATCCCTAGGATCTTCAAAAACAAAAGCGCCAAGGTTAAGTTCATAATCCCAAATGAAAGCATTCATTCCAGAAAGCTTTATTTTATCGCTTATGTTACTTTCATTGGATGTGGCAAGGTCATTGAAATAAGGCAAGTCATCAATAGCAAAATATCCCAGACCTGCACTATTTCCCATCTCAAAAGCGTGCTCATTCGATTTCGCAACTAAATGACTTAAGCTTGTTTCAAAAACATAAAGCTCATCACTGAGACCACCTCTGTTAACTCTTAATCCCATCATGATATAAATTACGCCATAATGTGGCGTCTCAATGGCTTTTGTGACAATTCCTCCCTCGAGTAGCCTTGACTTTTCAATTTGAATGATGCTTTTCAAATTTGCTCTACTTAAAAACTTTGTGCTGAGTGGTTTATCTAAGGTCATCTGAATCATTTCAAGATAATTTGAACCTTCACTGACAGATAAAGACTTTATTAAAATTTCAATCTTGGGGTCTCGCCAAAGCTGCCTAAAATTATCGATATTTTCTACAACTTGAAAATTCAGCTGTCTCAGGCTTTCAAGTTGAGATAAATACCTAAGCTGTTTTTGACTTGCAAAATGTTCTACAAACAAAGTAGATACAATGGATGTAAACACAATAATTAGTTGTAAAGTGGATGCAGCTTGGTGTGAGAGCTTTTCTGTTTTAATAGATGACATTAATTTTATAATTAAGCAAATTGAGAAGAAAAAACCTATACCTGAAATAATAGATTTAATTAATGCTTCGCGAGTACTCTCTTCATAACGTTCAATTAAAAACTCTGTATTCTCAAGCATTACCTCAACTATCGAGTAACTATGGTGTATGAGTTCGTCTAAATAAGAAGTACTTAAATCCCACCATTTAAATTTAGACTCGAAATTTCCCTTTCCTTGAGTCAAGGATAAAAACAATTGGTCAATGTATTGCTTTTTATCTGTTGAATATGGCTTTAAACTTTCATTACCAAGGGCTTTATCTAATAGGTTTTTATGTTGAGAATAGAGCTTAAAAGCGTGCCTAAGTGCTTCTGTTTTTACTTTTGGTTCCTCAGACGTGATGAATCTAGATAATTTAGCCCTGAGCTTTCCTCCTAGTTCAATGGCTCTTAGTAGGGAGTAAATATCTTTTTTCTGAAGTCCTTGCTCTTTATTTAATTGGTTAATAAAACTTTGCTCGGCTTGGGTAAGTCTTACATGTTTTAAGAGCATATCTACAAGAACGGTATAACCTATAAATATGTTTTCTTTACTTTGATTTGATAACTGATTTTCTTGCCTTAATATTTTTACATCTTTTTCAATTTTAGATGCTAATTCAATTGTTTTT
The Pseudoalteromonas phenolica genome window above contains:
- a CDS encoding ATP-binding protein, translating into MNYFLRLTILFLAAMLCISIFYVEINHYNQSKVLKKSLSQYDTNLEDFKLINNLIFGLQRERGMTTGLKGDDDYFSRLTIYLEQTNEYLRAMKLSASSQKTIELASKIEKDVKILRQENQLSNQSKENIFIGYTVLVDMLLKHVRLTQAEQSFINQLNKEQGLQKKDIYSLLRAIELGGKLRAKLSRFITSEEPKVKTEALRHAFKLYSQHKNLLDKALGNESLKPYSTDKKQYIDQLFLSLTQGKGNFESKFKWWDLSTSYLDELIHHSYSIVEVMLENTEFLIERYEESTREALIKSIISGIGFFFSICLIIKLMSSIKTEKLSHQAASTLQLIIVFTSIVSTLFVEHFASQKQLRYLSQLESLRQLNFQVVENIDNFRQLWRDPKIEILIKSLSVSEGSNYLEMIQMTLDKPLSTKFLSRANLKSIIQIEKSRLLEGGIVTKAIETPHYGVIYIMMGLRVNRGGLSDELYVFETSLSHLVAKSNEHAFEMGNSAGLGYFAIDDLPYFNDLATSNESNISDKIKLSGMNAFIWDYELNLGAFVFEDPRDKTELLSTIENKFVWQILTLLCLFLIGLFVSYKSKEKHRKQELLASDNIDTRQLFMNSSEQLASIGSFELNIEKKVLNTSEGFRKLFQLPIKKEFFKAKILLRLLEKNERKKIYQAIRKLAVIDTSQLDITLNSTNLRHFSLVLNIKYNHSTATNSIIGVVKEITNQVNEEQKQKRIQNELDAARKEAVIKMSEAEEERKAAQKLLAIKRSTEKLLQEAINSFPASIILLDHNQKVAIKNLFPDPLNQNEQDCFTFMGVEIKTGESIFSLISMLPLAHKSELVEMLNISTQIELYCEHIKCRYETPHAELWFEILVKNIKTDSEKYTLIYQTNITSDMNFSDELNAAKVKAEQANEAKSRFLATMSHEIRTPMNGVIGMLDMLFQSKLDPEQTHLTHVAKSSAQILLRIINDILDFSKIESGKMELETVPFDWLEIVKELAELLSYQASSKHLKLAFYFSKDLASKQVGDPIRLRQILLNLAGNALKFTKTTATQSGVVEITFTLSKEPNTYCICVKDNGKGMTSKQVDKLFNPFEQADNSVQRKYGGTGLGLSITGKLIEMMKGRIECQSLEGVGTSFSVHLPLSVNVKENCEELNFAHLKIAVVGDEDKFELDIANHLQLRNAYCEIIPKELFNAQLIDGQKFDYLIITAESFQQFTTEGRVVFVDNSSCHYIVLDNNLDKLPKAADISISNISLHPYYALKVVEHIAKLENLIESDTVEEVLSNSGTLPSIEEAQANRQLILVVEDNVYNQDLFKRQLAMLGFQCVVADNGKVALQLLEQFDFSLIITDCHMPLMDGYEFTRKRRKMESQNNLSYLPIIAATANALDGEMEKCLAVGMDDYLAKPIVLQALSKKVNSLLDRKQKNNQQDTLGKMSSFEKYDTEKPKYFSFEVLEEYVGDDKEIQLMFLESFVRDTKKLIEQLDCDDLTTVKDIAHQIKTSAKAVGSKKLAELFSELEATSEQDSIANIEHSIDSCLQTFSHAENEIASILKYNKTIL